In the Danio rerio strain Tuebingen ecotype United States chromosome 8, GRCz12tu, whole genome shotgun sequence genome, one interval contains:
- the arid5a gene encoding AT-rich interactive domain-containing protein 5A isoform X1, producing the protein MPTDPADLLAVRRSCYPLRHRDAGHFRVLDPRGEVDAAEGELEDCEKKNQELNSPNQTNGEMESLTSTNSSEDNSRSDQSESEERTFITNLYCFMKERNTPIERIPHLGFKQINLWKIYKAVETLGGYDAVTARRQWKNVYDELGGSPGSTSAATCTRRHYERLVLPFERQLRGEEDKPLPPSKPRKQYKRSPENRGSKPESKKKRKMERDESEEKMLSDHHCDRGRCSHHSPWLISSDRLDSEHTSTAPVLGMSSRENPLLQTSSPPEVISPLEKKKRLAQASLTIPASEDGGELERPSVIHISHSSQSNTRGRHSSDGSPVPVSSPSGSLSRSPSPYSVSSEDCIAVTTQKSPAKEPENKTATRLPALSTSKAVSTGVCKPLSCYPNTKELANYPRLHYREFLQAGATEKTQRSLLAWTSDDKSRLASHRLPLPAYTKPYWVPHASSFSKVLPRDPCRPMSSLQPSFKPHMSSYHQHLLKRPDEAYLKKMPVSSPIRITDRKEKAKTALPKPLPTQQYLFHPHGGLTVPYQPALERLRGDLTVEQLKALPLQPVLFPTHLSIPPAQSHSMHCPPVGTHFPGSYEAALPSYNYPMPIWHAPAGYNMPSLQPY; encoded by the exons accaaTGGGGAGATGGAGAGCCTAACGTCCACCAATAGCAGCGAGGACAATTCCAGAAGCGACCAATCAGAGAGTGAAGAACGAACCTTCATCACCAATCTCTACTGTTTTATGAAGGAAAGAAACACGCCGATAGAGAGAATTCCTCATCTGGGCTTTAAACAGA TCAACCTGTGGAAAATCTACAAAGCTGTAGAGACACTTGGAGGATATGATGCG GTAACAGCGAGGAGGCAGTGGAAGAACGTGTATGACGAGTTGGGTGGTAGTCCAGGCAGTACAAGCGCAGCCACCTGCACACGCAGACACTATGAAAG GTTGGTTTTGCCCTTTGAGCGGCAGCTGAGAGGAGAAGAGGACAAACCACTGCCACCGTCCAAACCTCGCAAACAGTACAAGAGGAGCCCTGAGAACCGGGGGAGCAAACCAGAGAgcaagaagaagaggaagatggAGAGAGACGAGAGCGAG GAGAAAATGTTGTCTGATCACCACTGTGACAGAGGCAGGTGTTCTCATCACAGTCCATGGCTGATATCCTCTGATCGCCTTGACTCCGAGCACACATCCACAGCTCCAGTCCTTGGCATGAGCTCCAGGGAGAACCCGCTTCTCCAGACTTCCAGCCCGCCCGAAGTCATCTCCCCCCTGGAGAAGAAGAAGCGTCTGGCTCAGGCTAGCCTCACTATCCCTGCCTCAGAGGACGGTGGAGAACTTGAGCGACCCTCCGTTATCCACATATCCCACTCTTCCCAGTCTAACACTCGCGGTCGCCACTCCTCCGATGGCTCTCCTGTCCCAGTCTCCTCTCCTTCTGGATCCCTGTCTCGAAGCCCCTCTCCATACTCCGTCTCCTCCGAGGACTGCATAGCCGTCACGACTCAAAAGTCTCCAGCTAAAGAGCCTGAAAACAAAACAGCGACTCGTTTGCCAGCTCTGTCCACATCCAAAGCTGTCAGCACCGGAGTTTGCAAACCACTCAGCTGTTACCCCAACACCAAAGAACTCGCCAACTATCCCCGCTTACATTATCGAGAGTTCCTGCAAGCTGGTGCAACAGAAAAGACCCAGAGGAGTCTTTTAGCATGGACCTCTGATGATAAATCCAGACTTGCATCCCATAGGCTGCCCTTGCCAGCCTACACCAAACCCTACTGGGTCCCTCATGCCTCCAGCTTCTCCAAGGTCTTGCCCCGGGATCCCTGCAGGCCCATGTCATCACTACAGCCCTCTTTTAAACCGCACATGTCCTCCTACCACCAGCACCTCCTAAAGAGACCTGATGAAGCCTACTTGAAGAAGATGCCAGTATCTTCTCCGATTCGCATTACGGACAGGAAGGAGAAGGCAAAGACGGCGTTGCCCAAACCTCTGCCTACCCAGCAGTACCTCTTCCACCCGCATGGCGGACTCACTGTGCCCTACCAGCCAGCTTTAGAAAGACTTCGAGGAGACCTGACGGTTGAACAATTAAAAGCTCTACCTCTGCAGCCCGTGCTTTTTCCAACACATCTGTCAATTCCTCCTGCTCAGAGCCACTCTATGCATTGCCCGCCAGTGGGAACCCACTTTCCTGGGTCTTACGAAGCTGCTTTGCCTTCGTACAATTACCCGATGCCAATCTGGCATGCGCCTGCTGGATATAACATGCCAAGCCTGCAGCCGTACTGA
- the cox5bb gene encoding cytochrome c oxidase subunit 5B1, translated as MAARLLLRSATRAVVLRHRTLPAPAVARALASGGIPTDDEQATGLERIVMEASKKGLDPYNILKPKEYAGSKQDPHIVPSISTKRIVGCVCEEDNTAVVWFWLHQGEAQRCPSCGAYYKLVPHELPH; from the exons ATGGCGGCCAGGCTCCTGTTGAGATCCGCGACCCGAGCTGTGGTTTTGCGTCACCGGACTCTTCCAGCACCCGCTGTCGCTCGAGCTCTGGCCTCCGGGG GTATTCCCACAGATGATGAGCAGGCCACCGGTCTGGAGAGGATTGTGATGGAAGCTTCCAAGAAAGGATTG GATCCATATAACATCTTAAAACCGAAGGAGTACGCCGGCTCCAAACAAGACCCTCACATCGTCCCCTCCATCTCCACCAAGAGGATCGTGGGATGTGTGT gTGAAGAAGACAACACTGCGGTGGTTTGGTTTTGGTTGCATCAGGGTGAAGCGCAGCGCTGTCCGTCCTGCGGCGCCTACTATAAACTAGTTCCACATGAGTTACCCcattaa
- the arid5a gene encoding AT-rich interactive domain-containing protein 5A → MVLDPRGEVDAAEGELEDCEKKNQELNSPNQTNGEMESLTSTNSSEDNSRSDQSESEERTFITNLYCFMKERNTPIERIPHLGFKQINLWKIYKAVETLGGYDAVTARRQWKNVYDELGGSPGSTSAATCTRRHYERLVLPFERQLRGEEDKPLPPSKPRKQYKRSPENRGSKPESKKKRKMERDESEEKMLSDHHCDRGRCSHHSPWLISSDRLDSEHTSTAPVLGMSSRENPLLQTSSPPEVISPLEKKKRLAQASLTIPASEDGGELERPSVIHISHSSQSNTRGRHSSDGSPVPVSSPSGSLSRSPSPYSVSSEDCIAVTTQKSPAKEPENKTATRLPALSTSKAVSTGVCKPLSCYPNTKELANYPRLHYREFLQAGATEKTQRSLLAWTSDDKSRLASHRLPLPAYTKPYWVPHASSFSKVLPRDPCRPMSSLQPSFKPHMSSYHQHLLKRPDEAYLKKMPVSSPIRITDRKEKAKTALPKPLPTQQYLFHPHGGLTVPYQPALERLRGDLTVEQLKALPLQPVLFPTHLSIPPAQSHSMHCPPVGTHFPGSYEAALPSYNYPMPIWHAPAGYNMPSLQPY, encoded by the exons accaaTGGGGAGATGGAGAGCCTAACGTCCACCAATAGCAGCGAGGACAATTCCAGAAGCGACCAATCAGAGAGTGAAGAACGAACCTTCATCACCAATCTCTACTGTTTTATGAAGGAAAGAAACACGCCGATAGAGAGAATTCCTCATCTGGGCTTTAAACAGA TCAACCTGTGGAAAATCTACAAAGCTGTAGAGACACTTGGAGGATATGATGCG GTAACAGCGAGGAGGCAGTGGAAGAACGTGTATGACGAGTTGGGTGGTAGTCCAGGCAGTACAAGCGCAGCCACCTGCACACGCAGACACTATGAAAG GTTGGTTTTGCCCTTTGAGCGGCAGCTGAGAGGAGAAGAGGACAAACCACTGCCACCGTCCAAACCTCGCAAACAGTACAAGAGGAGCCCTGAGAACCGGGGGAGCAAACCAGAGAgcaagaagaagaggaagatggAGAGAGACGAGAGCGAG GAGAAAATGTTGTCTGATCACCACTGTGACAGAGGCAGGTGTTCTCATCACAGTCCATGGCTGATATCCTCTGATCGCCTTGACTCCGAGCACACATCCACAGCTCCAGTCCTTGGCATGAGCTCCAGGGAGAACCCGCTTCTCCAGACTTCCAGCCCGCCCGAAGTCATCTCCCCCCTGGAGAAGAAGAAGCGTCTGGCTCAGGCTAGCCTCACTATCCCTGCCTCAGAGGACGGTGGAGAACTTGAGCGACCCTCCGTTATCCACATATCCCACTCTTCCCAGTCTAACACTCGCGGTCGCCACTCCTCCGATGGCTCTCCTGTCCCAGTCTCCTCTCCTTCTGGATCCCTGTCTCGAAGCCCCTCTCCATACTCCGTCTCCTCCGAGGACTGCATAGCCGTCACGACTCAAAAGTCTCCAGCTAAAGAGCCTGAAAACAAAACAGCGACTCGTTTGCCAGCTCTGTCCACATCCAAAGCTGTCAGCACCGGAGTTTGCAAACCACTCAGCTGTTACCCCAACACCAAAGAACTCGCCAACTATCCCCGCTTACATTATCGAGAGTTCCTGCAAGCTGGTGCAACAGAAAAGACCCAGAGGAGTCTTTTAGCATGGACCTCTGATGATAAATCCAGACTTGCATCCCATAGGCTGCCCTTGCCAGCCTACACCAAACCCTACTGGGTCCCTCATGCCTCCAGCTTCTCCAAGGTCTTGCCCCGGGATCCCTGCAGGCCCATGTCATCACTACAGCCCTCTTTTAAACCGCACATGTCCTCCTACCACCAGCACCTCCTAAAGAGACCTGATGAAGCCTACTTGAAGAAGATGCCAGTATCTTCTCCGATTCGCATTACGGACAGGAAGGAGAAGGCAAAGACGGCGTTGCCCAAACCTCTGCCTACCCAGCAGTACCTCTTCCACCCGCATGGCGGACTCACTGTGCCCTACCAGCCAGCTTTAGAAAGACTTCGAGGAGACCTGACGGTTGAACAATTAAAAGCTCTACCTCTGCAGCCCGTGCTTTTTCCAACACATCTGTCAATTCCTCCTGCTCAGAGCCACTCTATGCATTGCCCGCCAGTGGGAACCCACTTTCCTGGGTCTTACGAAGCTGCTTTGCCTTCGTACAATTACCCGATGCCAATCTGGCATGCGCCTGCTGGATATAACATGCCAAGCCTGCAGCCGTACTGA
- the arid5a gene encoding AT-rich interactive domain-containing protein 5A isoform X2 translates to MESLTSTNSSEDNSRSDQSESEERTFITNLYCFMKERNTPIERIPHLGFKQINLWKIYKAVETLGGYDAVTARRQWKNVYDELGGSPGSTSAATCTRRHYERLVLPFERQLRGEEDKPLPPSKPRKQYKRSPENRGSKPESKKKRKMERDESEEKMLSDHHCDRGRCSHHSPWLISSDRLDSEHTSTAPVLGMSSRENPLLQTSSPPEVISPLEKKKRLAQASLTIPASEDGGELERPSVIHISHSSQSNTRGRHSSDGSPVPVSSPSGSLSRSPSPYSVSSEDCIAVTTQKSPAKEPENKTATRLPALSTSKAVSTGVCKPLSCYPNTKELANYPRLHYREFLQAGATEKTQRSLLAWTSDDKSRLASHRLPLPAYTKPYWVPHASSFSKVLPRDPCRPMSSLQPSFKPHMSSYHQHLLKRPDEAYLKKMPVSSPIRITDRKEKAKTALPKPLPTQQYLFHPHGGLTVPYQPALERLRGDLTVEQLKALPLQPVLFPTHLSIPPAQSHSMHCPPVGTHFPGSYEAALPSYNYPMPIWHAPAGYNMPSLQPY, encoded by the exons ATGGAGAGCCTAACGTCCACCAATAGCAGCGAGGACAATTCCAGAAGCGACCAATCAGAGAGTGAAGAACGAACCTTCATCACCAATCTCTACTGTTTTATGAAGGAAAGAAACACGCCGATAGAGAGAATTCCTCATCTGGGCTTTAAACAGA TCAACCTGTGGAAAATCTACAAAGCTGTAGAGACACTTGGAGGATATGATGCG GTAACAGCGAGGAGGCAGTGGAAGAACGTGTATGACGAGTTGGGTGGTAGTCCAGGCAGTACAAGCGCAGCCACCTGCACACGCAGACACTATGAAAG GTTGGTTTTGCCCTTTGAGCGGCAGCTGAGAGGAGAAGAGGACAAACCACTGCCACCGTCCAAACCTCGCAAACAGTACAAGAGGAGCCCTGAGAACCGGGGGAGCAAACCAGAGAgcaagaagaagaggaagatggAGAGAGACGAGAGCGAG GAGAAAATGTTGTCTGATCACCACTGTGACAGAGGCAGGTGTTCTCATCACAGTCCATGGCTGATATCCTCTGATCGCCTTGACTCCGAGCACACATCCACAGCTCCAGTCCTTGGCATGAGCTCCAGGGAGAACCCGCTTCTCCAGACTTCCAGCCCGCCCGAAGTCATCTCCCCCCTGGAGAAGAAGAAGCGTCTGGCTCAGGCTAGCCTCACTATCCCTGCCTCAGAGGACGGTGGAGAACTTGAGCGACCCTCCGTTATCCACATATCCCACTCTTCCCAGTCTAACACTCGCGGTCGCCACTCCTCCGATGGCTCTCCTGTCCCAGTCTCCTCTCCTTCTGGATCCCTGTCTCGAAGCCCCTCTCCATACTCCGTCTCCTCCGAGGACTGCATAGCCGTCACGACTCAAAAGTCTCCAGCTAAAGAGCCTGAAAACAAAACAGCGACTCGTTTGCCAGCTCTGTCCACATCCAAAGCTGTCAGCACCGGAGTTTGCAAACCACTCAGCTGTTACCCCAACACCAAAGAACTCGCCAACTATCCCCGCTTACATTATCGAGAGTTCCTGCAAGCTGGTGCAACAGAAAAGACCCAGAGGAGTCTTTTAGCATGGACCTCTGATGATAAATCCAGACTTGCATCCCATAGGCTGCCCTTGCCAGCCTACACCAAACCCTACTGGGTCCCTCATGCCTCCAGCTTCTCCAAGGTCTTGCCCCGGGATCCCTGCAGGCCCATGTCATCACTACAGCCCTCTTTTAAACCGCACATGTCCTCCTACCACCAGCACCTCCTAAAGAGACCTGATGAAGCCTACTTGAAGAAGATGCCAGTATCTTCTCCGATTCGCATTACGGACAGGAAGGAGAAGGCAAAGACGGCGTTGCCCAAACCTCTGCCTACCCAGCAGTACCTCTTCCACCCGCATGGCGGACTCACTGTGCCCTACCAGCCAGCTTTAGAAAGACTTCGAGGAGACCTGACGGTTGAACAATTAAAAGCTCTACCTCTGCAGCCCGTGCTTTTTCCAACACATCTGTCAATTCCTCCTGCTCAGAGCCACTCTATGCATTGCCCGCCAGTGGGAACCCACTTTCCTGGGTCTTACGAAGCTGCTTTGCCTTCGTACAATTACCCGATGCCAATCTGGCATGCGCCTGCTGGATATAACATGCCAAGCCTGCAGCCGTACTGA